A genomic stretch from Salarias fasciatus chromosome 10, fSalaFa1.1, whole genome shotgun sequence includes:
- the LOC115394935 gene encoding claudin-4-like: MASQGLQIMGVLLAFVGWLGTIITCALPMWRVTAFVGANIVTAQVIWEGLWMTCVVQSTGQMQCKVYDSMLALPQDLQAARAMVIISVIVGVFGVLMAVVGGKCTNCMEDEVAKAKACIVSGVIFIIAALLIMIPVSWSAHAVIRDFYNPLVTAAQRRELGAALYIGWGAAGLLLLGGGLLCNNCPPKDGRPYIPAKFVPARTASSNVDYV, from the coding sequence ATGGCTTCACAGGGCCTTCAGATCATGGGCGTGCTGCTGGCCTTCGTCGGCTGGCTGGGAACGATCATCACCTGCGCTCTGCCCATGTGGAGGGTCACCGCTTTCGTCGGGGCCAACATCGTGACGGCCCAGGTGATCTGGGAGGGCCTGTGGATGACCTGCGTGGTGCAGAGCACGGGCCAGATGCAGTGTAAGGTGTACGACTCCATGCTGGCGCTGCCCCAGGACCTGCAGGCCGCCCGGGCCATGGTGATCATCTCCGTGATCGTCGGGGTGTTCGGCGTCCTCATGGCCGTAGTCGGGGGGAAGTGCACCAACTGCATGGAGGACGAGGTGGCCAAAGCCAAAGCCTGCATCGTGTCCGGAGTGATCTTCATCATCGCCGCTTTGCTGATCATGATTCCGGTGTCGTGGTCGGCCCACGCCGTCATCAGGGACTTTTATAACCCCCTGGTGACGGCGGCTCAGAGGCGGGAGCTGGGAGCCGCTCTGTACATCGGGTGGGGCGCggcggggctgctgctgctgggggggggcctgctgtgcaacaactgcCCCCCGAAAGACGGCAGACCCTACATACCCGCCAAGTTTGTCCCGGCAAGAACCGCATCATCAAATGTGGACTATGTGTGA